One window of bacterium genomic DNA carries:
- a CDS encoding NAD(P)/FAD-dependent oxidoreductase, with translation MEEKELVIIGGGPAGLSAAIEARKKGIDVLLIDENSKPGGQLFKQIHRFFGSKEHMAGIRGFVIGERLLKEVKELGIDVYLNSVVYGIFKDKVIGIVRENKNIILKAKYIIIATGAIENPLSFPGWTLPGVMGAGACQTMININRVLPGKKVLMVGSGNVGLIISYQLLQAGADVCGVVEIMPDIGGYLVHAAKIKRFGVPIYLSTTVLEAVGKKEVEGAVICPVDNDFKPILRKRKEIDVDLICIAVGLTPLNELLYQAGCLFTYKVYLGGIVALHNENMETSVNGIYIAGDLSGIEEASTAMEEGKLAGLSVAERLNKKSHKDEKEEVLKRLNDFRIGTFGEKRKIAKEEIIKEYYERVEN, from the coding sequence ATGGAAGAAAAAGAACTGGTAATAATTGGAGGAGGACCTGCGGGACTATCTGCTGCAATTGAGGCGAGAAAGAAAGGAATTGATGTTTTATTGATAGATGAGAACTCAAAACCAGGAGGACAGTTATTTAAACAGATACACAGATTTTTTGGTTCAAAGGAGCACATGGCAGGTATAAGAGGATTTGTGATTGGTGAAAGATTATTAAAAGAAGTTAAAGAATTAGGAATAGATGTCTATTTAAATAGTGTTGTTTATGGCATTTTTAAAGATAAAGTTATCGGTATTGTTAGGGAAAATAAAAATATTATTTTAAAGGCAAAATATATAATAATAGCCACAGGTGCAATTGAAAATCCATTATCTTTCCCGGGATGGACACTTCCTGGGGTTATGGGAGCAGGTGCATGCCAGACAATGATAAATATTAACAGGGTGCTACCAGGAAAAAAAGTTTTAATGGTTGGTTCTGGAAATGTTGGTTTAATCATTTCTTATCAGTTATTACAGGCAGGTGCAGATGTTTGTGGTGTTGTTGAAATTATGCCAGATATCGGAGGTTATTTAGTCCATGCAGCAAAGATTAAAAGGTTTGGTGTTCCTATTTATCTTTCAACAACAGTTCTTGAGGCAGTGGGGAAAAAAGAGGTAGAAGGTGCTGTTATATGTCCTGTAGATAATGACTTTAAGCCAATTTTGAGAAAAAGAAAAGAAATTGATGTTGATTTGATATGTATTGCTGTTGGTCTTACTCCATTGAATGAACTTTTATATCAGGCAGGATGTTTATTCACATACAAGGTGTATCTTGGAGGAATAGTGGCTTTACATAATGAAAATATGGAAACAAGTGTAAATGGTATTTATATTGCCGGAGACCTTTCAGGTATTGAAGAAGCATCAACAGCAATGGAAGAAGGAAAACTTGCTGGTTTATCTGTTGCAGAAAGATTGAATAAGAAAAGTCACAAAGATGAAAAGGAAGAAGTTTTAAAAAGATTAAATGATTTTAGAATAGGTACATTTGGGGAAAAGAGAAAAATTGCTAAAGAAGAAATAATAAAGGAATATTATGAAAGAGTTGAAAATTGA
- a CDS encoding 4Fe-4S binding protein → MKELKIDEFFYLKKSGYPSESRIKKGPVAIIECVEEIPCNPCETICPKGAIKVGVPITNLPELNEEKCIGCGRCIPVCPGLAIFVLDYNFTKKEVSLSIPYEFLPLPENGDIVKCLDRNGKYVCDGKIVKVIPPEKNNMTGIITFSFPKKYYNFVRSFKIKKWKRKK, encoded by the coding sequence ATGAAAGAGTTGAAAATTGATGAATTTTTTTATTTGAAGAAAAGTGGTTATCCATCTGAAAGTAGAATTAAAAAAGGACCTGTTGCAATTATTGAATGCGTTGAGGAGATACCATGCAATCCATGTGAAACTATATGTCCTAAAGGAGCAATTAAAGTGGGAGTTCCAATAACAAATTTACCGGAATTGAATGAAGAAAAATGTATTGGTTGTGGAAGATGTATTCCTGTCTGTCCAGGGCTTGCAATATTCGTTTTGGATTATAATTTCACTAAAAAAGAAGTATCTTTATCAATACCTTATGAATTTTTACCACTTCCTGAAAACGGAGATATTGTTAAATGTCTTGATAGAAATGGGAAATATGTATGTGATGGAAAAATTGTTAAGGTTATTCCGCCTGAAAAAAATAATATGACAGGAATTATAACATTTTCATTTCCCAAAAAATATTACAATTTTGTGAGGAGTTTTAAAATAAAAAAATGGAAAAGAAAAAAATAA
- a CDS encoding uroporphyrinogen decarboxylase family protein, translating into MEHIEIVKRAIEFKNPDYLPMELVDVPKIYNAYGTLNPDKVRFIPGTEDFDSAWVTYHWTFIEEKNLGNGEILRKDEWNVWQKIPFDKNSTYIIIENPLADKNNLSDYKFPSPEIADKFFERISKIIKENYSDRFICGYIDPGAFLIAYNIFGYQTFFIKLVEDINFILDVISYIFEYHCSLIPKWKKAGAHMVNIIDEIAGNKGLFFNPQIWQKYFRPFYEKLFRKIHQENMYTGLLFDGDIRIILDDLLNMEIDVFQFVQPNVVGIKTIKEKIKGKRCIKCSVDMMSTLAHGTPEDIKREAEELVKNLNSPSGGFICNVLRWYRPTYPEKNVIASVETFNKYRKNEKKRF; encoded by the coding sequence AACATATTGAAATTGTAAAAAGAGCAATAGAATTTAAAAATCCAGATTATCTTCCAATGGAACTCGTTGATGTACCCAAAATATACAATGCTTATGGAACACTTAACCCTGATAAAGTGAGATTTATACCGGGAACAGAAGATTTTGATTCTGCATGGGTTACATATCACTGGACATTTATAGAAGAAAAAAATTTAGGAAATGGAGAAATTTTGAGAAAAGATGAATGGAATGTATGGCAGAAAATTCCCTTTGATAAAAATTCAACTTATATAATAATTGAAAACCCTCTTGCTGATAAAAATAATCTTTCAGATTATAAATTCCCATCCCCGGAAATAGCGGATAAATTTTTTGAAAGAATAAGTAAAATAATAAAAGAAAATTATTCTGATAGATTTATATGTGGATATATTGATCCTGGAGCGTTTCTTATTGCTTACAATATTTTTGGATATCAAACATTTTTCATAAAACTTGTAGAGGATATTAATTTTATTCTTGATGTCATTTCTTACATTTTTGAATATCACTGTTCTTTAATTCCTAAATGGAAAAAAGCAGGTGCTCATATGGTAAATATAATAGATGAAATTGCTGGAAATAAGGGTTTATTTTTTAATCCTCAAATCTGGCAAAAATATTTCAGACCATTTTATGAAAAGTTATTCAGAAAAATTCATCAGGAGAATATGTATACAGGACTTCTTTTTGACGGAGATATAAGAATTATACTTGATGATTTACTGAATATGGAAATTGATGTTTTTCAATTTGTTCAGCCAAATGTAGTTGGAATAAAAACAATTAAAGAAAAGATAAAAGGGAAAAGATGTATTAAATGTTCTGTAGATATGATGAGTACACTTGCACATGGAACTCCAGAAGATATTAAAAGAGAAGCAGAAGAACTTGTTAAAAACCTTAACTCGCCATCAGGTGGTTTTATATGCAATGTTTTAAGATGGTATAGACCCACATATCCTGAAAAGAATGTTATTGCGTCAGTAGAAACATTTAATAAATACAGAAAAAATGAAAAGAAAAGATTTTAG
- a CDS encoding (2Fe-2S)-binding protein: MKRKDFRIYKHPILGDLSERKKIYIYFNGKKLTAYEGETIASVLYANGIRVLRKTEKFKQPRGIFCGIGRCTDCVMIVDGIPNVRTCITPVRDGMKVEFQKGLGEWKKKNW; this comes from the coding sequence ATGAAAAGAAAAGATTTTAGAATTTATAAACATCCTATTTTGGGTGATCTGTCCGAAAGAAAGAAAATTTACATTTATTTTAACGGCAAAAAACTTACTGCTTATGAAGGAGAAACAATTGCTTCTGTTTTATATGCAAATGGAATAAGAGTATTGAGAAAAACAGAAAAATTTAAACAGCCAAGAGGGATTTTCTGTGGAATAGGCAGATGTACGGACTGTGTTATGATTGTTGATGGAATACCAAATGTAAGAACATGTATAACTCCTGTAAGAGATGGTATGAAAGTTGAATTTCAAAAAGGTCTTGGAGAATGGAAGAAAAAGAACTGGTAA